From a region of the Hippopotamus amphibius kiboko isolate mHipAmp2 chromosome 3, mHipAmp2.hap2, whole genome shotgun sequence genome:
- the LOC130849999 gene encoding WD repeat-containing protein 36-like translates to MRNAHSTAIAGVTFLHREPLLVTNGADNALRIWIFDGPTGEGRLLRFRMEHSAPLTKIRYHGQNGQQILSASQDGTLQSFSTIHEKFNKSLGHGLISKKRVKRKGVQNAASVRLPPNTKFAAEEARESDWDGIIACHQGKLSCSTWNYQRSTIGAYSLKPKELEKDDITATAVDITSCGNFAVIGLSSGTVDVYNTQSGTH, encoded by the coding sequence ATGAGAAATGCACATTCTACAGCAATTGCCGGAGTGACATTTCTCCATAGAGAGCCACTTCTTGTCACAAACGGTGCTGACAATGCTCTCAGAATATGGATATTCGATGGTCCCACAGGTGAAGGCCGGCTTTTGCGATTCAGAATGGAACATAGTGCTCCTCTTACCAAAATAAGATATCATGGACAAAACGGACAACAAATTCTTAGTGCAAGTCAGGATGGAACTCTTCAGTCCTTTTCCACGATACATGAAAAATTTAACAAGAGCTTGGGACATGGATTAATAAGTAAAAAGAGAGTCAAACGTAAAGGAGTTCAGAATGCCGCGTCAGTGAGACTTCCACCCAACACAAAGTTTGCAGCTGAGGAAGCTCGTGAAAGTGACTGGGATGGTATCATTGCTTGCCATCAAGGTAAGCTATCTTGCTCAACCTGGAACTATCAAAGATCTACAATAGGTGCTTACTCTCTCAAGCCAAAAGAGCTGGAGAAAGATGACATAACTGCGACAGCAGTGGATATAACTTCTTGTGGAAACTTTGCTGTAATTGGTCTCTCATCAGGAACTGTAGATGTATATAACACGCAGTCGGGTACACACTGA
- the RELL1 gene encoding RELT-like protein 1 isoform X1 — MAPRGLPESAVLAAAVFVGGAVSSPLVAPDEETEHLAVKKLAQGDMPNNSGGRPLHSRTETTPSPTSSGNGHPEYIAYALVPVFFLMGLFGVLICHLLKKKGYRCTTEAEQDVEEEKVEKIELNDTVNENSDTVGQIVQYIMKNEANADVLKAMVADNSLCDPESPVTPSTPGSPPVSPGPLSPGGTPGKHICGHHLHTVGGVVERDVCHRCRHKRWHFIKPTNKSKEGRSRRQGEVTVLSVGRFRVTKVEPKSNQKERRSLMSVSGTDSVNGEVPATPVKRERSGTD, encoded by the exons atgaggaaactgagcacctagcagttaagaaacttgcccaaggtgacatgCCTA ACAATAGCGGCGGCCGCCCGTTACACTCCAGAACCGAGACGACGCCCTCGCCCACGAGCAGTGGCAATGGACACCCGGAATACATTGCGTACGCGCTCGTCCCTGTGTTCTTCCTCATGGGTCTCTTTGGTGTCCTCATCTGCCACCTGCTTAAGAAGAAAGGCTATCGTTGTACCACAGAAGCCGAGCAAGATGTGGAAGAAGAAAAGGTTGAAAAGATAG AGCTGAACGATACTGTAAATGAAAATAGTGACACCGTAGGGCAAATTGTCCAATACATCATGAAAAATGAAG caaaTGCTGATGTTTTAAAGGCAATGGTAGCGGACAACAGCCTGTGTGATCCTGAAAG CCCGGTGACCCCCAGCACTCCTGGGAGCCCGCCTGTGAGCCCTGGGCCCTTGTCGCCAGGGGGCACCCCAGGGAAGCACATCTGCGGCCACCATCTGCACACGGTGGGTGGCGTTGTCGAGAGGGACGTGTGTCATCGATGTCGGCACAAGCGGTGGCACTTCATAAAACCCACCAACAAGTCCAAAGAGGGTCGCTCAAGGCGCCAGGGAGAAGTCACTGTCCTCTCTGTGGGCAG GTTTAGAGTTACAAAAGTGGAACCGAAGTCAAATCAGAAGGAGCGGAGAAGTTTAATGTCAGTTAGTGGGACCGACAGCGTCAACGGGGAGGTGCCTGCGACACCTGTGAAGAGAGAGCGAAGTGGCACAGACTAG